TAAGGGCTTTGTTTGCTGAGCATTTTCATCCATAAGCCGTGTCAATAACACATTATCAAGAGATCCCCAATTCACTCCAATACGAATAGGTTTACGATACCGACAGGCAATCTCAATAATTTCCGCAAACTGACGATCCTTTTTTGCACCAAAACCAACATTTCCAGGATTGATCCGATATTTTGCCAGCGCCTCAGCACATGCAGGATGTTCTGATAAAAGCTTGTGGCCAATATAATGAAAATCCCCCACCAATGGCACAATAAAGCCTAAGCGTTCCAATCGCTCCCGTATTTTGGGAACAGCAGCAGCAGCTTCATCACGATCAACGGTAATGCGAACCAATTGCGAACCTACCTGCCAAAGAGCAGCAATTTGTGCTACTGTTGCATCAACATCAGCAGTATCAGTGTTGGTCATTGACTGAACAACGATCGGATTATGACCACCAACCATCACATCGCCAATCGTAACGGCAATAGACTGGCGACGCTCGAGAGGTTTAGATAAAGAATACGCTGTGCTCATCAAATCCTCAAATTTTCAAAAACCCGCCGTTATCTGATCATTCTTTATGGCAACACTTGCCAGAGTACAATTTAAAAAAATGAATTAAAGAAAATTCTCTCATTGCGCCAAAGCTCTTGGCTTCACCCACAAACAGCGCACTCAATGCAACCTTTCAATTTTCGAACCGTTATAGCAAAACCCCAAACACAATCCCAACTGTCGTGAAACACTATAAACATGAAGGAGTCAACAGATGTGCCTATTTTCGACCCACCCCCAAAATACTAAAATTAAAAAACGCATCGCACAATTAAAAAATGAGCTCGTCCCTGTGAATCATTTTCGTTCTTATAAAGATAGCTTTGAAAACATCTCTGACATGTTTGCTTCATGGAAACAAAAAATCCGTCACGCGCTTTATCACCTCAACGAACATGCTACGAAATTGAAAAGAAAAGCAAAAGAAAACCCTAAAACAATCCTTGCATTGGCAGCAGGAATGGCTTTAGCTGGCTTTTTTCTGACACGTAAAAATTAACACGCCAATAATGAGATTTTTCAAAAATCAAACTTTTCAATGCCCGCTTTGAAGCGGGCATTTTTCTCTGCCTTTAAGGCAACGTTACAAAATACCATTTCCATTTCAGATCAGAAAAAGTACTTTAAGATATGCATTAGAATAAACCAAATGAAATCTTCCAAAGTAAATACCCATTTGCTATAAGAAAAAGGCATAAAAATAAAAATCAAAAGACCCAAAAACTTATCCTCCAGAAACGCATTGTGAAATATTCATCTATGGAACAACAGGCATATTAGGAATGAGCTTACTAGCTCTCTCCTGTTCAAGCTCTAAAGAAATAGGTTGCGCAATTTCGATAAAATAGCCCTGTGCATTATAACAAAAAAACGAAATTCTTTAAATTAAACACCCATTTACTATAATCAAAAGGGATAAAAATCAAATTCAAAAGAGCGAAATCTTATTTTCCAGAACCGCTTTTTGAAGTATCCACATAGGTAACCACCGACATACCAGGAATGAGCTTTTCAGCCCCTTCTTGTCCAGGATCTAAAGAAATACGAACTGAAATACGTTGCGCAATTTTGATGAAATTACCGATTGCCGTATCTGTTTTTAACAATGAAAATTCTGAACCTGTGGCAGGTGCGAAACGGGCCACACGTCCTGTCAATTTCTGATTGTTCAATGCATCAACAGAAAAAACAACAGGTTGCCCAACACGCATCTGAGAAAGTTGCGTTTCTTTATAATTGGCAATAATCCAAATATCATCAGAAATGAGTGACACTAATTGCGTACCAGGCAAAACATATTGTCCTACCCGAGCACTAACCAAGCCAACATGTCCTGTTTTAGGAGACAAAATTTTTGTGTGCTTCAGATTGAGCTTAGCCAATTCAACGCCAACTTTTGCTCCAGCAACCTCTGACTGTAAACTTTGCCGTTCAAGCTCTAATTGTTTTTGCAATTGGCGTTTTGTTTCAAGCGCTGTCAATAATTGCGAAAAAGGACGAACAACTGAACTCGCAGTATCATCAAAGCTTGACTTTTTGTGTCCAGGAAGAATATTGGAAAACGCTCGCAAACGGGCAAGTTCGGCTTCCGCTGTATTAATTTCTCCCTGTAAGAACTGAGCCTGCAAAACAACGCTTGCAAGTTTTGCATTTTTTGAATCCAAAACAGCCTGTGCTCGTGCAAGTTGTTGGCGCAAGAGGGCATCATCGAGTTCAAATAAAAGCATTCCTTTTTCAACTCTTTGATAATCTTGAACATAAATCCGTGCAATCACACCAGAGATCTGTGAACTCACCAGAGTGACATTGCCCTTAACAGAAGCATTATTCGTTATTTGAATTGCACTGACAAATGGGGGAAGTTTCCAAGCCCATAAAATCAGCAAAACACCCGTAACACCTGATAGGAATGCAATAATGGTCGCTTTTGACCGTAATGCCTTTATCACTTTTTGCACTCCTCTTCACTGACATTGCTCTTCTTTTCGTATGCACGTAAAAAACATAACTTTAAAAATATTTTGGCAAGAAAAACAGCAAACACAACCGTTGCAATATAAAAATAAAGCCGAAAAACATCATCATAAGCAAAAATGTTTGCTGTTAACTTAAATTTTTCAATCAGCCTAGATACGTCTTGCTTATCCCCCAAAACATGGGACATAGGAACCCTAAAAGAAGACGAAAATAAGGTATTCACCTCACCTGAAATAAGGGAATCCGTAACAACAATATTTTGTATTAAGGATTCAAAATTCTTATGAGCGAAAATAAACTGCAAACTGCCAAAAAAAGCCGACCCCATCAATCCCCCCGTCACTTGCGTCAGCAGAAAAACAGCAATAAAACTTAAGATGTAACGTGGTCCTCGCGCACCAGCCACCACGAACCCCTTGAAAAGCGTAGGAGGTAAAAAAAGCGCATAACTAAGGCTCACCAATCCTTGACTCAGCATCATATCTTGCGGACGTGTTAAGTGGTTGACATGGCTATCTAAATAAGCCCCAAGCGCCAAACAACCCAAAGATAAAAGATAAAAATAGTCCTCACGACCGGCCCGTAAAAAAAAGACACAAATCGCACCCCCTAAAAGGGTGCCAAATGTAATTGCAAGATACATGGGCATCATTTCACGATTTAACAAACCAAAAAGATTAAAAAAACCGGCTGCTAAACTTGATCGCTCCAATAAGAAAACGTGAAAGACCAATAAAATGAGAACAGATTGTACGATTTCTTTACTGAAAAGCCAGCGTAAATCAATCAACGGCTTTTCTCTATTAAGCTCAATAATCGTCGCAATGACCAAAGACAAAACAGCCAGTGCCAGACCCCAACCGATCCATGGTGCCTCGAACCACCAATACAACATGCCAACAGACATAATCACTGCATTTAATCCAAGACCAAATGCAATCAAACTATAGCTCACCCAATCTAATTTCTGAATGACCTTGTTGCGTACAACAGGGGTCAATGGAAGAGCATAGATACATCCCAAACTGATGAGAACCAATCCCATTTCCAGTGCTGAAAGACTTGAAAATCCACCATTTTCCAGCAAATCAGGCGAAATCAAACGTGATAAAGGCGTCGCTAAAGCTGCATTCATATAATTCAAACTAAGCCCAATGGTGAACTTCTTTGCTGGTGCAAAAGCCTCCATCATATAAAGAAGCGCTAATGAAGCCAATGGCGCCGCAGCGACACCAGCGAAAAAACGAATGATCAGTGCAGACCGCAAATCCGTAACAAATAACTGCAAAACACAGACCAAAACGAAGCCAAGAATTGATAATTCAGCAAAAGCACGAAGTCCAAACTGATAGCGGATCTTGATCAACATGATCGCAACACTCACATTTGGTGCCATATAAGCAGCCACCAACCATGTTGTTTCTGCCAGAGTTGCGTTGAAATCACCAGTAAAATAGACAATATTAGATTGAACAATATTTGCCCCTAAGCCATAAGCCCACTGCAAAATAAAAGAGGCTAAAATATAGACAAAACATTTTGGCAAAGGTCCGGCAAAAACAACACCTGGATGGGGAAAAGGCTTCCCCCCCCTTTTAGCAGACATAATCTTACTTTTTCTGCCGCTCACGTCCCTTTTCCTGCATAACCCGTTATGCCTTTGTCAGTACACCATCAGCATTTGTCAATTGATGAAAAAAATCTTGGACTTTATGACTTATGCGATCATCTGAATCGCCTTCTAACGTTGCTTGCACTTGGGAGATCTGCTGCTCCAATACATCAAAAGAAAGATGTTCAACAGCAACAACTTTCTCTACCAAAAGAGAACAGCCCGAAGATGTAA
This genomic window from Bartonella quintana contains:
- a CDS encoding HlyD family secretion protein — protein: MIKALRSKATIIAFLSGVTGVLLILWAWKLPPFVSAIQITNNASVKGNVTLVSSQISGVIARIYVQDYQRVEKGMLLFELDDALLRQQLARAQAVLDSKNAKLASVVLQAQFLQGEINTAEAELARLRAFSNILPGHKKSSFDDTASSVVRPFSQLLTALETKRQLQKQLELERQSLQSEVAGAKVGVELAKLNLKHTKILSPKTGHVGLVSARVGQYVLPGTQLVSLISDDIWIIANYKETQLSQMRVGQPVVFSVDALNNQKLTGRVARFAPATGSEFSLLKTDTAIGNFIKIAQRISVRISLDPGQEGAEKLIPGMSVVTYVDTSKSGSGK
- a CDS encoding MFS transporter, with the protein product MSAKRGGKPFPHPGVVFAGPLPKCFVYILASFILQWAYGLGANIVQSNIVYFTGDFNATLAETTWLVAAYMAPNVSVAIMLIKIRYQFGLRAFAELSILGFVLVCVLQLFVTDLRSALIIRFFAGVAAAPLASLALLYMMEAFAPAKKFTIGLSLNYMNAALATPLSRLISPDLLENGGFSSLSALEMGLVLISLGCIYALPLTPVVRNKVIQKLDWVSYSLIAFGLGLNAVIMSVGMLYWWFEAPWIGWGLALAVLSLVIATIIELNREKPLIDLRWLFSKEIVQSVLILLVFHVFLLERSSLAAGFFNLFGLLNREMMPMYLAITFGTLLGGAICVFFLRAGREDYFYLLSLGCLALGAYLDSHVNHLTRPQDMMLSQGLVSLSYALFLPPTLFKGFVVAGARGPRYILSFIAVFLLTQVTGGLMGSAFFGSLQFIFAHKNFESLIQNIVVTDSLISGEVNTLFSSSFRVPMSHVLGDKQDVSRLIEKFKLTANIFAYDDVFRLYFYIATVVFAVFLAKIFLKLCFLRAYEKKSNVSEEECKK